The Cydia fagiglandana chromosome 4, ilCydFagi1.1, whole genome shotgun sequence genome has a window encoding:
- the LOC134663734 gene encoding uncharacterized protein LOC134663734 isoform X4, which translates to MLRKLLHERTWAKAFELTGIPVLRKHKNHIRLRIENDGTVGTETDGSDSDSERESDTTESYTSSSCADIDDLPCPRMLRQNAQDITSPRTGSSVSSWGSNYGYMRYMDSTNNLNLEESELIRGDCTKNIFLSIPSHSNIFQAVNSPEETPLQKSQRVQNCDRHLLAQYSESTENSSFEVRPYMACEDLVNIDQDIQMNMMGYENSDFVPTRQSFPINAKKDSVPKLWKSTEETYSQDMVEENPITDILQEIAPPSPKLCNDFIYPDHPVIDPPPMFRNEEDDVKVINMNLNTDIPFRKHSLNSDKRIRRSMSKSMVETESFCKNNESTLQRMSSQSDGNKLCKKCECCNRSLCPSPRSSDSGVVGSCNLASPELNLHEYAGGSTGNDSDGHEKIVDNLSQGTFDERRKNLTLSEIEAANFEDQCRCTSPFGSTARTSCVTSVTSETSLDVMDSSNIHTTSTYAATPPVSSPQIKRTSIRHNIERYVPEIKLKPEVPPRIYRKPSTHLEIPKNVRQPVPCQWSTLNITERTKPSLHYHMRIFREKPEGDDMKTDRPSRENQRRNCDVFDQEKVQAKRGESMATRKTRSRSEDLSKFQKGLTEAKSGFMVYRSDLYAHWWMKAKLPITVVTDSDGHDRRQ; encoded by the exons ATGTTGCGTAAATTGTTACATGAGCGAACATGGGCAAAAGCCTTTGAATTAACGGGAATACCCGTATTGAGAAAACATAAGAACCATATAAGGCTAAGAATAGAAAATGACGGGACTGTTGGCACCGAAACAGATGGGTCGGATAGCGATAGTGAAAGGGAATCGGACACTACTGAGTCATATACGAGCTCCAGTTGCGCCGATATAGATGATCTGCCCTGCCCTAGAATGCTGAGGCAAAATGCTCAGGATATTACCAGCCCTAGAACTGGTTCCTCTGTTAGTAGTTGGGGGAGTAACTATGGCTACATGCGCTACATGGATAGCACAAATAATCTAAACCTCGAGGAGTCCGAATTAATTAGGGGGGATTGtacgaaaaatatatttttgtcaaTTCCATCCCACTCGAATATTTTTCAAGCCGTGAATAGCCCTGAAGAGACTCCTTTACAAAAATCCCAACGTGTGCAGAATTGTGACAGACATCTACTTGCACAATATTCAGAAAGTACAGAAAACTCTTCTTTTGAAGTGAGACCTTACATGGCATGTGAAGATTTGGTAAACATTGATCAGGATATTCAAATGAATATGATGGGATATGAAAATTCTGATTTTGTTCCTACGAGGCAAAGCTTTCCCATTAATGCTAAAAAGGATTCTGTCCCAAAGCTATGGAAATCAACAGAGGAAACATATTCTCAAGATATGGTAGAAGAAAATCCAATAACAGACATATTGCAAGAAATCGCACCACCATCCCCAAAACTCTGTAACGATTTTATTTACCCTGATCATCCAGTCATTGATCCGCCTCCAATGTTTAGAAACGAAGAAGATGACGTTAAAGTAATTAACATGAACCTTAATACCGATATTCCTTTTCGTAAGCATTCTCTTAATTCTGATAAAAGAATCAGGCGTTCAATGTCGAAGTCAATGGTGGAAACTGAAAGCTTCTGCAAAAATAATGAATCCACACTTCAAAGGATGAGTTCACAGTCTGACGGAAACAAGTTATGCAAGAAGTGTGAATGCTGTAACAGGTCTTTATGCCCTAGCCCGAGATCTTCGGACTCGGGAGTGGTCGGAAGCTGCAACTTAGCGTCTCCCGAGTTGAACTTGCATGAATATGCTGGCGGAAGCACTGGAAATGACTCTGATGGACATGAAAAAATAGTAGACAATTTGTCACAGGGAACTTTCGATGAGCGCCGTAAAAATTTAACACTGTCCGAAATAGAGGCAGCTAATTTCGAAGATCAGTGTAGATGCACATCTCCTTTCGGTTCTACGGCTAGAACTTCTTGCGTTACGAGTGTAACGTCGGAAACCAGTCTTGACGTGATGGATTCGTCAAATATCCACACGACTTCTACGTATGCAGCCACCCCGCCGGTGTCGTCGCCACAAATTAAAAGGACGTCCATTCGTCATAACATCGAACGATATGTGCCGGAAATCAAACTAAAACCCGAAGTTCCACCACGTATCTACCGCAAGCCCAGTACCCATTTAGAGATTCCAAAGAATGTTCGACAGCCTGTACCCTGTCAGTGGAGTACCTTGAATATAACGGAGCGCACAAAACCCAGCCTACACTACCACATGCGTATATTCAGGGAGAAGCCAGAAGGTGACGATATGAAAACTGATAGACCGTCTCGTGAGAATCAACGTCGGAATTGTGATGTTTTTGATCAAGAAAAGGTCCAAGCAAAAAGAGGAGAAAGTATGGCAACTCGTAAAACTAGATCTCGCAGCGAGGACTTATCTAAATTCCAAAAGGGATTAACTGAAGCAAAGAGTGGCTTCATGGTGTATCGTTCGGACTTGTATGCGCATTGGTGGATGAAAGCAAAGTTACCCATAACAGTGGTCACCGACTCAG atGGCCATGACAGACGGCAATAA